Below is a window of Clavibacter michiganensis subsp. tessellarius DNA.
TGTCTCCCTCACTCAGCGCAGTCGCAAATGAAGGCAATCCACCGGCCGCCTTGATAGCTTCACCCCGCAAGGTGATTCCGTAGTCCGTGCGAGCTTTGCCGCCGAGGTAGTTTGTCTTAAACTCATCAATTGCAAACGCTGCACCCAGCCGCCCAAGGTGGCCGTTTATTGCGACACGATAGCTTGCGAGGGTCGTCGCCATCAGCTGACTGAGAGTCGCTCGTGCATCTTTTCGCTCACGCTCAGCTTCTGTCAGATTAACTTCCGCTTGAGCCAAGCTCGTAAAAAGCGTCTTGATGTCCTGAGAGTGGCGCAGCTTTGCCCTCTCCATCTGCGACAGCTCCTCCCGGACTCTAGTGACATCCTCTTTGCCGAGCGTCTCCAAGTAAGTGGTGATGGATGCCACATGGGCAATAGTCATTTCGTTCATGTCTGAAACAACCTTGAGTACCTGGCTCCAAAGACGATTCGCTTCCTCTTTATCTCCTTGCGTACCAACGCGATCGGAAGGAGCGAGGGCCTTCCTGCTTAGCAAGCTGAGAATCAGTTCGCGCAAATTTTCCAGGGAAGTCGATGCAAGCTCATCTAGGTCAGCGCCCACCCTTGAAAGCTGAACCAGGGGCGACCAGAGATCTATCCGTTCATTTACTAAAATTCTGTGTCGCTGAATATTCTCGAGCGTTGTTGGTGCAGTTATGTCAACAAAGCTGGTGGTCTTACGATCAATTTCTGCACGGAGCGCTTTAAAGGCTTGATTGAAGTGGCTTTTGTACATCGCTATGAGCGACACATGCTCCGTCGACTGGCCGCAAAAAGGGCAAAATTCATCTGCTGGATATGCCTGACCACGCGCAATCCAGTCGATGGCGCTGGTATCGTCAAGCCTCTCCACGTGCGCAGCCACAGCGGTCTCCGCCTCCGCGTGGACTTCATCCAGAGTGGTAAATAGTGTCTCAAAAACGCCATCAATATCAACCTTGGGCTCAGTCAGGGCGGCCGGTAAGGGCTGACTTCTAATGACCTCCAGACGACTAGCTTCGTCCAAGCGCTTCTGCAACATCTTGGCTTTTACATCAAAGTCCTGAACTTCCGGAAGTGCCCGAAATACAGCTAAAGGCATTGGCGTGGAGCGCGCCTGAAGTTCTGTGCTCAGTTCTCGAATAGCTGCCGTTGCTTCCTGCTGCTTTTTTGCTGCATCAGCTTCGACTTCGCGTGCCGCCACCGCGGAGTCACCAAGAGCGAAGTCTAGGAGGTTTTTTCTGTGCTCCGCGGTGATCTCAGTGCCCGAATGTATATTTCGCGTTACGAAGGTCGAGTCGTAAACTTTAACTTCCGGGCGCCTTTGCGACCAAACTCCTTGCACATACTCGACTCGCAAGTTCGAACCAAATTGAAGCGACACGGCCGGCTGCACAGAGGCGTCAATAGTCACCCGCTCCTCTATATCCACTGCAATACCAGAAGATACCGAGCGAAGTATGCTGGCGAGCGTGGACTTACCCCGCCCGTTCTCTGCATAGACAAGCGAACATTGCGCAAACTTGTGCGCCCCAGCTCTTGACCGGTGGAATAATCCTACGCCGTCGATGCTATGGATTCGCTCTAGCATGTGACCTCCCCGCCTACCTACTCAGAAGTGCCTTAAATAGTGTAAATCGATTTTACGATACCGTGGTACGAAGTCGCTTAGTACCCCGCATTTTGGGTACTTGACAAAAATGGCGCACTCTGTGGCATAAGTATGGGTCGTTTTGAGTGCGCACTAGCTGCGCCCATGATCGCCGAGCCGCTAGAGGAGGATTGACGTGGCCGCGTCACCGAAGATTCAAAGCCGCGCGCAACGCGTTTGCTCACAGCTCAATAGATGGCGATCAGCGTGGAGACCATGCGAAGTGAGGGAGCTCGTTCTTGTCGCTTACGTGCGAGAATTCGGCGTCGACGTATAAAAGGACTGGCGCCTGCCACAAGCGACTCGGCGACGCAAGTCGCCTCCTACTGCGATCAGAGGATCGCACTGCTGACCTCCGCCAAAAGCGACGCCATCCCCGCCTCCGCCGTCGCCGCATCGCCATCGCGGATCGCATGCGCCACCTGCTCGTGGGTGTCGAGCGCATGCGGCCGGGGCGTGCGCGGCATCAGCCCCTGGTGCGTGCGACCGCTGAGGACCTCTGTGATCACCTCGCGGAGGGCGCTGAACATGTCGTTGCCGCTGGCCTCGAGGATCAGGTGGTGGAACTCGATGTCGGCGGCGAGGAAGTCGACGAGGGCGCCGGCCTCGCCGAGGCGGCGGAGATCCACCGCGAGCTCGGCGATGCGCGTGCGCTGAGCAGCAGTCGCATTGCGCGCAGCGAGTGACGCCGCGACCGGCTCGACCGCGCGGCGCAGCTGAGTGAGGGAGCGGAACTGGTCCGAGCGGCCGGGGCCGGTGAGGCGCCAGCGGATGATGCGCGGGTCGTAGACGTTCCAGCGGCCTGGGCCCTGCACCACGAGGCCCACGCGGCGCTTCGGCACGAGGAGGGCCATGGCGCCGAGTACGCGCAGCCGGGCCGGGGTGTTGTGTAGAAGGACCGCGAGCGGCCCCACCGCCGCCCGCCTAACGCAGGCACCGACGCCCCCCTCCCCGGCCGGGCGCCGCCGCACGCGACGCGATCCACGGATCCGCCCAGCCGAACGGAGCCCCATGACCATCGAAGACTGGACGCAGACCCTCACCGCGGGTCCGCTCCTCCTGATCGCCGCGGGCGCCATCGTCGTGCTGCTGATCCTGATCATCGCGTTGCGCATCCACGCGTTCGTCGCCCTGATCCTCGTGAGCCTCGTCACCGCGTTCGCCACCGGGATCCCGACCTCGCAGATCGTGACCGTGCTCGTCGGCAGCTTCGGATCCACGCTCGGCGCCGTCGCGCTGCTCGTGGGGCTCGGGGCGATGCTCGGGCGCCTGGTCGAGACCAGCGGCGGAGCGAAGGCGCTGGCCGACACCCTGATCCGCGTCTTCGGCGAGAAGCGCGCCCCGTTCGCGCTCGGGGTCGCGTCGCTGCTCTTCGGCTTCCCGATCTTCTTCGACGCCGGCCTCGTCGTGATGCTGCCCATCGTGTTCTCGGTGGCCCGGCGCCTCGGCGGCGGCGTGCTCCGCTACGGCCTCCCCGCGGCCGGAGCCTTCTCGGTGATGCACGTCTTCGTGCCGCCGCACCCCGGCCCCGTCGCGGCCAGCGAGTTCTTCGGCGCGAACGTCGGCATCGTGATCCTCGTGGGCCTCCTCGCCGCGATCCCCACCTGGTACGTCACCGCCTACCTCTTCGGCCT
It encodes the following:
- a CDS encoding AAA family ATPase; amino-acid sequence: MDIEERVTIDASVQPAVSLQFGSNLRVEYVQGVWSQRRPEVKVYDSTFVTRNIHSGTEITAEHRKNLLDFALGDSAVAAREVEADAAKKQQEATAAIRELSTELQARSTPMPLAVFRALPEVQDFDVKAKMLQKRLDEASRLEVIRSQPLPAALTEPKVDIDGVFETLFTTLDEVHAEAETAVAAHVERLDDTSAIDWIARGQAYPADEFCPFCGQSTEHVSLIAMYKSHFNQAFKALRAEIDRKTTSFVDITAPTTLENIQRHRILVNERIDLWSPLVQLSRVGADLDELASTSLENLRELILSLLSRKALAPSDRVGTQGDKEEANRLWSQVLKVVSDMNEMTIAHVASITTYLETLGKEDVTRVREELSQMERAKLRHSQDIKTLFTSLAQAEVNLTEAERERKDARATLSQLMATTLASYRVAINGHLGRLGAAFAIDEFKTNYLGGKARTDYGITLRGEAIKAAGGLPSFATALSEGDKRTMAFAFFVSSMLADPGIADNIVVVDDPMSSLDRSRRQYTINILVKIAAACNQLIVLAHDAEFLRDLQRALESDIRNRAMKSVQIQRVADDYSEFAPVDLERECESEYYTNYRSVNDFVAGRSTDPRSAATALRPVVEGFLHRRYPGALVHGGTLGGVIHQIDIAQTPSVLVHAKSDVVELRELNDFASQFHHDTNPDASTAPANAQEIATYGQRVLDLVHGA
- a CDS encoding FadR/GntR family transcriptional regulator, with the translated sequence MGPLAVLLHNTPARLRVLGAMALLVPKRRVGLVVQGPGRWNVYDPRIIRWRLTGPGRSDQFRSLTQLRRAVEPVAASLAARNATAAQRTRIAELAVDLRRLGEAGALVDFLAADIEFHHLILEASGNDMFSALREVITEVLSGRTHQGLMPRTPRPHALDTHEQVAHAIRDGDAATAEAGMASLLAEVSSAIL